The Desmonostoc muscorum LEGE 12446 genome includes a region encoding these proteins:
- a CDS encoding TIGR03032 family protein, translating into MTQKPVSATSGLEINASRQFVSWLYEQNLSLAFSTYQAGKVFFLGLQPDKQLSVFERTFDRCMGLYSQGRSLYMSCLYQLWRLENILEPGQIHDNYDALYLPQLSYVTGDLDIHDIAMANSPESNPQKLIFVNTLFSCLATVCQTHSFVPLWQPPFISKLAAEDRCHLNGLAMREGKPKYVTAVSQSDVAEGWRDKRVNGGCVIDVESNEIVLTGLSMPHSPRWYQDKLWLLNSGTGEFGYADLERGVFEPVAFCPGYLRGFAFHGNFAVVGISQPRHNKTFSGLPLDEQLQAKQAEPHCGLLVIDLRTGDVVHSLRLEGVVLELYDVVALPGVRRPMAIGFKSDEIRRVITVGTDD; encoded by the coding sequence ATGACTCAAAAACCTGTTTCTGCCACCAGTGGACTAGAAATCAACGCATCTCGGCAATTTGTCTCTTGGTTATACGAGCAAAATCTCAGTTTGGCATTTAGCACCTACCAAGCAGGTAAGGTATTCTTCCTCGGCTTGCAACCAGACAAGCAGCTCTCAGTATTCGAGAGGACATTTGACCGCTGCATGGGCTTATATAGCCAAGGCAGAAGTTTATATATGAGTTGCCTATACCAACTGTGGCGATTAGAAAACATTCTTGAACCTGGACAAATTCACGACAATTACGATGCCCTGTACCTACCGCAACTAAGTTATGTCACAGGAGATTTAGACATCCATGACATTGCAATGGCTAATTCTCCCGAATCTAATCCACAGAAATTAATATTTGTCAATACCCTATTTAGTTGTTTAGCCACAGTTTGCCAAACCCACAGCTTTGTTCCCTTGTGGCAACCCCCCTTTATTTCCAAATTAGCGGCAGAAGACAGGTGTCATCTCAACGGTTTGGCAATGAGGGAGGGAAAACCCAAGTATGTCACAGCTGTGAGCCAGTCGGATGTGGCAGAAGGCTGGCGGGATAAGCGAGTTAACGGTGGTTGCGTTATTGATGTGGAAAGCAACGAAATCGTATTAACGGGACTATCAATGCCCCACTCGCCGCGATGGTATCAAGACAAACTGTGGCTACTGAATTCTGGTACTGGGGAGTTTGGGTACGCCGACTTAGAACGGGGAGTATTTGAACCCGTGGCGTTTTGTCCTGGGTATCTCAGAGGGTTTGCTTTTCACGGCAACTTCGCTGTGGTGGGTATTTCCCAACCCAGACACAACAAAACTTTTAGTGGGTTGCCCTTGGATGAGCAGTTACAGGCTAAACAAGCAGAACCCCATTGCGGACTGTTGGTAATTGACCTGCGAACTGGGGATGTGGTGCATTCTCTGCGTTTAGAAGGGGTGGTGTTGGAATTATACGACGTGGTGGCATTACCAGGGGTGCGGCGACCGATGGCGATCGGTTTTAAGAGCGATGAAATTCGGCGGGTAATTACGGTGGGGACAGATGATTGA
- a CDS encoding ISKra4 family transposase (programmed frameshift), whose translation MTPEDKKQLDAHVKAIAKILYKNTPSSKIETFEGIETAVRDQVLEHVSPKIAFFIGEKTGTTRGRNRTIRSCVGKIIITRLQALRMGIEPYRRFSPLLEKCCLLLAANVSFQDAELDLKVMTGIEVGHSTYHRQVQKVDTSPPNVKQKLTEVCLDGGKVRLRSQEKGKSAYWKEYKTGRLQGIYYGAFFQDNLGLTNWVNSQNIGRTLYCLGDGHDGIWNLFSEIADSDIRQEILDWYHLKENLYKIQATKKFLVDIEAELWLGLVEPAITKLKKCFYVGATQFINYLCKHRHRLVNYMYFQAEQLSSIGSGAVESAVKQIDKRLQIVGACWKYENLPQMLSLRCANFYGFLAPTFG comes from the exons ATGACCCCAGAAGATAAAAAACAGTTGGATGCACACGTAAAAGCCATCGCCAAGATTCTGTATAAAAACACGCCATCCTCAAAAATCGAAACCTTTGAAGGAATCGAAACAGCCGTTCGAGATCAGGTACTGGAACACGTCAGCCCGAAAATCGCC TTTTTTATCGGAGAAAAGACGGGAACGACCAGAGGGCGCAACCGAACCATAAGAAGCTGTGTAGGTAAAATAATTATCACTAGACTTCAAGCCTTGCGGATGGGGATTGAGCCATATAGGCGGTTTAGCCCATTATTAGAAAAGTGCTGTTTATTACTGGCAGCAAACGTTTCATTCCAAGATGCTGAACTTGACCTCAAGGTCATGACCGGGATAGAAGTAGGTCATAGCACCTATCATCGCCAAGTCCAGAAGGTGGATACATCTCCCCCGAATGTCAAACAGAAATTAACAGAGGTATGTTTGGATGGGGGAAAAGTACGGTTACGGTCTCAAGAGAAAGGTAAGTCTGCCTACTGGAAAGAGTATAAAACAGGAAGATTGCAGGGGATATATTACGGAGCATTCTTTCAGGATAATCTCGGACTCACTAATTGGGTCAATAGTCAAAACATCGGTAGAACTCTTTATTGCTTGGGAGATGGACATGATGGCATTTGGAATCTATTTTCAGAAATAGCTGACTCGGATATTCGTCAAGAAATTTTAGACTGGTATCATTTAAAAGAAAACCTGTATAAAATACAAGCCACTAAAAAATTTCTGGTGGACATTGAGGCCGAACTTTGGCTAGGACTTGTAGAACCAGCAATCACCAAACTCAAAAAATGCTTTTATGTGGGAGCAACACAGTTCATCAACTATCTATGTAAACACCGACATCGGTTGGTAAATTATATGTACTTCCAAGCAGAACAATTAAGCTCCATTGGTTCTGGAGCAGTGGAGTCAGCCGTCAAACAAATAGATAAGCGACTACAAATAGTAGGAGCTTGCTGGAAGTATGAAAATTTACCACAGATGCTGTCTTTACGTTGTGCCAACTTTTATGGCTTCCTCGCACCCACCTTTGGATAA